A section of the Petrimonas sulfuriphila genome encodes:
- the pdxA gene encoding 4-hydroxythreonine-4-phosphate dehydrogenase PdxA: protein MSEQIKVGITHGDINGVGYEILLKTFADERMQELFVPVIYGSSKSASYHRKVLDHSPVSFHIINHVDECSPGKINLLNCVKEEVRIELGTATAEAGESAFIALDNAARDLAAKKIDVLVTLPINKDTIQNDKFHFPGHTEFLQDRFAENNKALMILASNSLRIALVTTHIPLAEVSEKISKELITEKLSTLNFSLKRDFRIETPRIAVLGLNPHAGENGLLGQEELRIIAPAVKEAQDAGILCAGPFAADGFFGTGRYREFDAVLAMYHDQGLVPFKTIAMDSGVNFTAGLPIVRTSPDHGTAYDIAGQNKASEESFRQAIYMAIDIFNNRRDYDEAGENPLRKMFFDRGKDDVRLDLTEEEEEA from the coding sequence ATGTCAGAACAAATAAAAGTGGGTATCACTCACGGAGATATTAACGGGGTAGGATACGAAATATTGCTGAAGACCTTTGCCGATGAGCGCATGCAGGAACTTTTCGTTCCGGTCATCTACGGCTCTTCCAAATCGGCCTCTTATCACCGTAAAGTACTCGATCACAGCCCCGTCAGCTTCCACATTATCAATCATGTTGATGAGTGCAGCCCGGGGAAGATCAACCTGCTCAACTGCGTTAAGGAAGAGGTGAGGATTGAGTTGGGAACGGCAACGGCCGAAGCGGGAGAGTCGGCATTCATCGCTCTCGACAATGCGGCCAGGGACCTTGCCGCAAAAAAAATCGACGTGCTGGTCACCCTCCCCATCAATAAAGATACCATACAAAACGATAAATTCCATTTCCCCGGCCATACCGAATTTTTGCAGGACCGTTTTGCCGAAAACAATAAGGCGTTGATGATCCTGGCCAGTAATTCATTACGAATTGCGTTGGTCACCACCCATATTCCTCTGGCGGAAGTATCGGAAAAAATATCGAAAGAACTCATCACCGAAAAACTGTCCACACTCAACTTCTCCCTGAAGCGCGATTTCCGTATCGAAACACCACGCATTGCCGTACTCGGATTGAACCCTCATGCAGGGGAAAACGGACTGCTGGGACAAGAAGAACTCCGGATCATTGCTCCGGCCGTAAAAGAGGCGCAGGATGCAGGAATACTGTGTGCCGGGCCTTTCGCCGCAGACGGCTTCTTCGGAACCGGAAGGTACAGGGAATTTGATGCCGTGTTAGCCATGTATCACGATCAGGGGTTGGTTCCGTTTAAGACCATCGCCATGGATTCGGGGGTAAATTTTACTGCCGGCCTGCCTATCGTGCGGACATCTCCCGATCACGGAACGGCGTACGACATTGCAGGGCAAAACAAAGCATCGGAAGAATCTTTCCGGCAAGCGATTTATATGGCTATAGATATTTTTAACAACCGCCGCGATTACGATGAAGCGGGCGAAAACCCGTTGCGTAAAATGTTCTTCGACCGCGGAAAAGACGACGTAAGGTTAGACCTGACGGAAGAGGAAGAAGAAGCGTAA
- a CDS encoding DUF4837 family protein — MKRIHLLLLPVLAVLLLTSCDGSGFLSASAMSSEVLVIMDEDEWEGETGRALFDVLNSPAKGLPQFEPNFRIIQLTPENFTSTFKVSRNIIMPEISSIYSVAKLSSELDKYASGQVIMTVRAPDTATFINFLKENKEGIVNYILNKEMERTSQWLIKDSGTPQSHIKQVFGFNIYYPKGLSNITEHPNFYWATNSAGRARKDIVIYQFPYTSESVFEKDSLIGIRNRVLGQYITGSFDSHMTTATQAYNPDYRKMEYNGIFRAELRGLWEMTSDMMGGPFVSHAFVNEETNMVVVVEVFVFAPEADKRNLIRSMEGALYTINFPQKEKIDE; from the coding sequence ATGAAACGAATTCATTTACTCTTGTTGCCGGTTTTGGCAGTACTCCTGCTCACATCGTGCGACGGCAGCGGATTTCTGTCGGCCTCTGCAATGTCGAGCGAGGTGTTGGTCATTATGGATGAAGACGAATGGGAAGGCGAAACAGGGCGTGCACTCTTCGACGTGCTGAACTCCCCCGCCAAGGGACTGCCCCAATTTGAGCCGAATTTCAGGATCATACAACTCACACCGGAAAACTTTACCAGTACATTCAAAGTTTCCCGGAACATCATTATGCCGGAAATATCATCCATTTACAGCGTTGCCAAACTTTCTTCCGAACTCGACAAGTACGCATCGGGACAGGTAATCATGACCGTCAGGGCTCCGGATACCGCAACGTTTATCAATTTTCTAAAAGAGAACAAGGAAGGTATTGTCAACTATATCCTGAACAAGGAAATGGAGCGTACGTCCCAATGGCTTATCAAGGATTCCGGTACGCCGCAATCGCATATTAAACAGGTGTTTGGCTTTAACATTTACTATCCAAAAGGATTATCCAACATTACCGAACATCCTAATTTTTACTGGGCAACCAACAGTGCTGGCAGGGCCAGAAAAGACATCGTGATCTATCAGTTTCCCTATACGTCCGAGTCTGTTTTCGAAAAAGATTCCCTCATCGGTATCCGTAACCGGGTGCTGGGACAATACATTACCGGCTCTTTCGACTCGCACATGACCACCGCCACACAGGCTTATAATCCCGACTACCGGAAGATGGAGTACAACGGCATCTTCCGTGCCGAGCTGCGTGGATTGTGGGAAATGACCAGTGATATGATGGGAGGTCCATTCGTTTCGCATGCCTTTGTGAATGAAGAGACCAACATGGTAGTGGTGGTAGAGGTCTTTGTTTTCGCTCCGGAAGCCGACAAGCGCAACCTGATCCGCAGCATGGAAGGAGCACTCTATACCATCAATTTTCCCCAAAAAGAGAAAATAGACGAATGA